One window of the Dreissena polymorpha isolate Duluth1 chromosome 5, UMN_Dpol_1.0, whole genome shotgun sequence genome contains the following:
- the LOC127881950 gene encoding uncharacterized protein LOC127881950 codes for MIAQWTVLTLTLAGVRGSNITQSLTSGVCMCVNEPNCQAVRDPTDPTTVLGTLSNGACFTSLGGIYHKNDVTFYQLRDNNNGQTAWVDSFFLNAETTAHCNRSATITSLGYHIPRSPPAVCVAYGQSYNHGDKARIDGAFCTCDDGLFACSMEAHHCFTGGIVYHHGTTFHIDGRGDCSCLSQTIKCIVG; via the exons atGATTGCGCAATGGACGGTTTTGACGCTTACGTTGGCCGGCGTGCGTGGATCCAACATCACCCAGTCTCTGACTTCCGGGGTTTGCATGTGCGTCAACGAACCAAACTGCCAGGCCGTAAGAGACC CTACCGACCCGACCACAGTGCTGGGGACGCTCTCAAACGGCGCGTGTTTTACGTCACTTGGTGGAATCTACCACAAGAATGACGTCACGTTCTATCAGCTCCGGGACAACAATAACGGACAG ACGGCTTGGGTGGATTCGTTCTTTCTGAACGCGGAGACGACGGCCCACTGCAATAGGTCCGCTACCATCACCAGCCTCGGCTACCATATACCGCGGA GTCCGCCAGCAGTGTGTGTGGCTTACGGACA GTCTTACAACCACGGAGACAAGGCGCGCATAGACGGCGCGTTCTGCACGTGCGATGACGGGCTGTTCGCGTGCTCCATGGAGGCGCATCACTGCTTCACCGGAGGAAT CGTATACCATCATGGCACCACCTTTCACATAGACGGACGCGGTGACTGCTCGTGCCTAAGCCAAACTATCAAATGCATCGTGGGCTAG
- the LOC127881947 gene encoding uncharacterized protein LOC127881947 isoform X1, with the protein MGVDRYSLKQHDNGYHALSRMSSQFNYTLETFSSAGGYPAELELSTKRRSKQTVPDTAKDDKYWERRKRNNLSAKRSRELKRLAEKSTKERVVGLYEENAVLKFELSILKRRLGLPEDKSILSETEREAVVNDLRKGGVGDLRYVSLDTNSPDDNSSRISAHSNSTGTSSFEEMDDEFPLHSDIKPSNLPAHVAFLNSDGVYTTGYHVNANVDLKRNVFGVNIDNQNNKRKAYSEGNYTPTDLSTKKRKPAYAGHISCLNEMAATADGKTKDVVDFNIEHETEIRTKLQFLSDQVQKMQKLVSGD; encoded by the exons ATGGGTGTTGATCGTTATTCTTTAAAGCAACACGATAATGGATATCACGCACTAAGCAG AATGTCGAGCCAGTTCAACTACACGCTGGAGACCTTCTCTTCCGCGGGCGGATATCCGGCGGAGCTCGAGCTGAGTACCAAACGACGCTCCAAACAAACCGTGCCAGACACTGCCAAGGATGACAAATACTGGGAAAGGCGGAAGCGGAACAATCTGTCGGCGAAAAGATCCCGCGAGTTGAAGCGACTGGCGGAAAAGAGCACGAAAGAACGAGTGGTTGGGCTCTACGAAGAGAACGCTGTCCTTAAGTTCGAGTTATCGATTTTGAAGAGGAGACTGGGCCTGCCGGAAGACAAAAGCATTTTGTCTGAGACCGAACGCGAAGCGGTCGTGAATGATCTCCGGAAAGGCGGCGTAGGCGACCTTCGCTATGTTAGCTTGGACACTAACAGTCCCGATGACAATTCATCAAGAATCAGCGCTCACAGTAATTCCACGGGAACGTCGTCGTTCGAGGAAATGGACGACGAGTTTCCGCTCCATTCGGACATAAAACCAAGCAATCTTCCAGCTCACGTGGCCTTTTTGAACTCTGACGGCGTCTATACGACTGGGTATCACGTTAACGCAAATGTCGATCTGAAACGGAACGTGTTTGGCGTTAATATTGATAATCAAAATAACAAGAGGAAAGCATACAGTGAGGGCAATTACACTCCAACGGATTTATCTACAAAGAAGCGAAAACCAGCTTATGCGGGGCATATTTCCTGTCTGAACGAAATGGCCGCCACTGCGGATGGTAAAACGAAAGATGTCGTTGACTTTAACATTGAACATGAAACCGAAATTAGAACAAAACTGCAGTTTCTCTCAGACCAAGTCCAGAAAATGCAGAAACTTGTGAGTGGTGACTAA
- the LOC127881947 gene encoding nuclear factor interleukin-3-regulated protein-like isoform X2, with product MSSQFNYTLETFSSAGGYPAELELSTKRRSKQTVPDTAKDDKYWERRKRNNLSAKRSRELKRLAEKSTKERVVGLYEENAVLKFELSILKRRLGLPEDKSILSETEREAVVNDLRKGGVGDLRYVSLDTNSPDDNSSRISAHSNSTGTSSFEEMDDEFPLHSDIKPSNLPAHVAFLNSDGVYTTGYHVNANVDLKRNVFGVNIDNQNNKRKAYSEGNYTPTDLSTKKRKPAYAGHISCLNEMAATADGKTKDVVDFNIEHETEIRTKLQFLSDQVQKMQKLVSGD from the coding sequence ATGTCGAGCCAGTTCAACTACACGCTGGAGACCTTCTCTTCCGCGGGCGGATATCCGGCGGAGCTCGAGCTGAGTACCAAACGACGCTCCAAACAAACCGTGCCAGACACTGCCAAGGATGACAAATACTGGGAAAGGCGGAAGCGGAACAATCTGTCGGCGAAAAGATCCCGCGAGTTGAAGCGACTGGCGGAAAAGAGCACGAAAGAACGAGTGGTTGGGCTCTACGAAGAGAACGCTGTCCTTAAGTTCGAGTTATCGATTTTGAAGAGGAGACTGGGCCTGCCGGAAGACAAAAGCATTTTGTCTGAGACCGAACGCGAAGCGGTCGTGAATGATCTCCGGAAAGGCGGCGTAGGCGACCTTCGCTATGTTAGCTTGGACACTAACAGTCCCGATGACAATTCATCAAGAATCAGCGCTCACAGTAATTCCACGGGAACGTCGTCGTTCGAGGAAATGGACGACGAGTTTCCGCTCCATTCGGACATAAAACCAAGCAATCTTCCAGCTCACGTGGCCTTTTTGAACTCTGACGGCGTCTATACGACTGGGTATCACGTTAACGCAAATGTCGATCTGAAACGGAACGTGTTTGGCGTTAATATTGATAATCAAAATAACAAGAGGAAAGCATACAGTGAGGGCAATTACACTCCAACGGATTTATCTACAAAGAAGCGAAAACCAGCTTATGCGGGGCATATTTCCTGTCTGAACGAAATGGCCGCCACTGCGGATGGTAAAACGAAAGATGTCGTTGACTTTAACATTGAACATGAAACCGAAATTAGAACAAAACTGCAGTTTCTCTCAGACCAAGTCCAGAAAATGCAGAAACTTGTGAGTGGTGACTAA